A genomic segment from Treponema sp. Marseille-Q3903 encodes:
- the rplB gene encoding 50S ribosomal protein L2, protein MALKVFKPMTPGTRGRVDLVRTDLTTDRPEKTLVSGRKSHAGRGAGGRISVRHQGGGHKRRYREIDFKRDKHGIPGTVKTIEYDPNRSANIALVYYADGDKRYIIAPKGLQVGQKIMSGDNATPTVGNALPLNAIPVGFTIHNIELSLGQGGQLVRSAGASAMIAGREGEYVIVRLPSSEMRKINGKCYATIGVVGNEEHMNVKLGKAGHSRWLGIRPAVRGMAMNPVDHPLGGGEGAGKGRNPVTPWGQPCKGYQTRNKRKTSSKFIVSRRKK, encoded by the coding sequence ATGGCTCTTAAAGTATTTAAGCCAATGACTCCAGGTACACGTGGACGTGTTGACCTGGTTAGAACCGATTTGACAACTGATAGACCCGAAAAAACTTTAGTGTCAGGTCGTAAGTCTCATGCAGGACGCGGAGCTGGTGGTCGTATTTCTGTACGTCATCAGGGAGGCGGTCACAAGAGGCGCTATCGTGAAATAGATTTCAAACGTGATAAGCACGGAATTCCTGGAACAGTAAAAACTATTGAATACGATCCAAATAGAAGTGCTAACATCGCTTTGGTTTATTATGCTGACGGTGATAAACGTTATATCATCGCTCCAAAGGGATTGCAGGTTGGTCAGAAGATTATGTCTGGCGATAATGCAACTCCTACAGTTGGAAATGCACTTCCTCTGAATGCAATTCCAGTTGGATTTACTATTCATAACATTGAACTTTCGCTTGGTCAGGGTGGACAGCTTGTTCGTTCTGCCGGTGCTAGTGCAATGATCGCAGGTCGCGAAGGTGAATACGTTATCGTTCGCTTGCCTTCAAGTGAAATGAGAAAAATCAATGGTAAATGCTACGCTACAATCGGTGTTGTAGGAAACGAAGAACACATGAATGTTAAGCTTGGTAAAGCCGGACATTCTCGCTGGTTGGGTATTCGCCCGGCAGTTCGTGGTATGGCTATGAACCCTGTTGATCATCCGCTTGGTGGTGGAGAAGGTGCTGGTAAAGGACGCAATCCTGTTACTCCTTGGGGACAGCCTTGTAAAGGTTACCAGACTCGTAACAAGAGAAAGACTTCTAGCAAGTTCATTGTTAGCCGTCGTAAGAAGTAG
- the rpsS gene encoding 30S ribosomal protein S19, translating into MSRSVKKGPFVEKALYKKVQAMNKEADKKMIKTYSRCSTIIPEMVGNTISVYNGKSWVPVYITENLVGHKLGEFAPTRTFKGHGGSDKTASKA; encoded by the coding sequence GTGTCAAGATCTGTGAAAAAAGGTCCTTTTGTAGAAAAAGCACTCTACAAAAAGGTTCAAGCAATGAATAAAGAGGCAGACAAGAAGATGATTAAAACATATTCTCGCTGCTCGACAATCATCCCAGAAATGGTAGGCAATACTATTTCTGTTTATAACGGTAAATCATGGGTACCTGTATATATTACGGAAAACCTTGTTGGTCACAAACTTGGTGAATTTGCACCAACTCGTACTTTCAAGGGCCATGGTGGTTCAGATAAAACAGCCTCAAAGGCTTAA
- the rpsC gene encoding 30S ribosomal protein S3 → MGQKVNPIGLRLGVNKTWQSRWYADPREYADLVLEDIKIRKLVSELPECKNADIAEIEIIRHPQRVTIMIHTARPGVIIGVKGATIEKISADIQKQLTKKVQIKIKEIKRADLNATLIAQNIGRQLAGRGSFRKAMKQAVSNAMRAGAQGVKVRLSGRLGGADMSRTEEHKEGRVPLHTLRADIDYGTYAASTSYGKIGVKVWVYNGMNYGIDHNEDAGQLVKKPRRPARQNAEKSEGSEPAKKARS, encoded by the coding sequence GTGGGACAGAAAGTTAATCCTATTGGGTTGCGCTTAGGCGTAAACAAAACATGGCAGTCACGCTGGTATGCAGATCCTCGTGAATATGCAGATTTAGTATTGGAAGATATTAAGATCCGTAAACTTGTGTCAGAGCTTCCAGAATGTAAGAATGCTGATATAGCTGAAATTGAAATTATACGCCATCCACAGCGTGTAACAATCATGATTCACACAGCTCGTCCTGGTGTTATCATCGGTGTAAAAGGCGCTACAATCGAAAAGATCAGCGCTGATATTCAGAAGCAGCTTACGAAGAAAGTTCAGATCAAAATTAAAGAAATCAAACGAGCAGATTTAAATGCTACTTTGATAGCTCAAAACATTGGTCGTCAGCTTGCGGGTCGTGGTTCATTCCGAAAGGCTATGAAACAGGCTGTAAGCAATGCAATGCGTGCTGGAGCACAAGGTGTTAAAGTTCGTCTTAGTGGTCGTCTTGGTGGAGCAGATATGTCTCGTACCGAAGAACACAAAGAAGGACGTGTGCCTCTTCACACTCTTCGTGCCGATATCGACTACGGTACATACGCAGCATCAACTTCTTATGGAAAAATTGGTGTTAAAGTATGGGTGTACAACGGTATGAACTACGGTATCGATCATAACGAAGATGCTGGTCAGCTCGTTAAGAAACCAAGACGTCCTGCACGTCAAAATGCGGAAAAGTCTGAGGGATCTGAACCTGCTAAAAAGGCAAGGAGTTAG
- the rplV gene encoding 50S ribosomal protein L22 produces MAEKKGYVATTKFLIASPTKVRPVANVIKQKSYTEAMAILANMPQKGATLISATLKSAASNALSANSKLDEDMLYVKEIRIDEGPRLKRVWFRARGRADQLLKRMCHITVIVDEKAGE; encoded by the coding sequence ATGGCTGAAAAGAAAGGTTATGTAGCCACTACAAAATTCCTGATTGCATCTCCAACAAAGGTTCGTCCAGTTGCAAATGTAATTAAACAGAAGTCCTATACTGAAGCGATGGCAATCTTGGCTAACATGCCACAGAAAGGGGCAACTTTGATCAGCGCTACTTTGAAATCTGCTGCATCTAATGCTCTCAGTGCTAACAGTAAATTGGATGAAGATATGCTTTACGTAAAAGAAATCAGAATCGATGAAGGTCCTAGACTCAAGAGAGTTTGGTTTCGCGCAAGAGGTCGTGCAGATCAGCTTTTAAAGCGTATGTGTCATATTACCGTCATCGTTGACGAGAAGGCGGGGGAATAA
- a CDS encoding 50S ribosomal protein L23, translating to MKYEDILIRPVVSEKASMLREQNKYVFIVHPDATKTQIKEAVASLFKVKVVDCTTMNVLGKMKRLRGKPGRTASYKKAVVRVAEGESIAAFEGV from the coding sequence ATGAAATATGAAGATATTCTTATTAGGCCTGTTGTTTCTGAAAAAGCGAGCATGTTGCGTGAACAGAATAAATATGTATTTATAGTTCACCCTGATGCTACAAAAACACAGATAAAAGAAGCTGTTGCAAGCTTGTTTAAAGTAAAAGTAGTTGATTGCACAACAATGAATGTGCTTGGAAAAATGAAACGACTTCGTGGTAAACCGGGTCGTACGGCATCTTATAAAAAAGCTGTAGTGCGTGTCGCTGAAGGCGAGTCTATTGCGGCTTTTGAAGGTGTTTAA